A section of the Lynx canadensis isolate LIC74 chromosome A1, mLynCan4.pri.v2, whole genome shotgun sequence genome encodes:
- the CCNA1 gene encoding cyclin-A1 has protein sequence MHCSGSKSGVALVPLSRGPDGCQMVTRTQLGQDPSQRTVLGVLTENGQYRRSCGQGITTIRCFSGSENVFPPAGKKVLADYGGQVPAKQGFDIYMDEPEQGDGDSCTGRQGMAFEDVYEVDTSTLQSDLHFVLDFSTVSPMLVDSSLRSQSEDASDFGTDVINVTEYAEEIHQYLREAEIRHRPKAYYMRKQPDITEGMRTILVDWLVEVGEEYKLRAETLYLAVNFLDRFLSCMSVLRGKLQLVGTAAILLASKYEEIYPPEVDEFVYITDDTYTKRQLLRMEHLLLKVLAFDLTVPTTNQFLLQYLRRQGVCVRTENLAKYVAELSLLEADPFLKYLPSLIAAAAYCLANYTVNRHFWPETLAAFTGYSLNEIVPCLSELHKACLDIPHRPQQAIREKYKASKYMHVSLMEPPAVLPLQ, from the exons ATGCATTGCAGCGGCTCCAAAAGCGGAGTAGCCCTAGTTCCACTGTCTCGAGGTCCTGATGGCTGTCAGATGGTAACCAGAACCCAGCTTGGCCAGGATCCCTCACAAAGAACAGTGCTAGGGGTGCTAACTGAGAATGGACAGTACAGGAGGTCCTGTGGCCAG GGGATTACAACAATCAGGTGTTTCTCTGGATCAGAAAATGTCTTCCCTCCAGCTGGAAAGAAAGTGCTCGCTGACTACGGGGGCCAGGTGCCAGCCAAGCAAGGATTTGATATCTACATGGATGAGCCTGAGCAGGGGGACGGAGACAGCTGCACAGGGAGACAGGGGATGGCATTTGAGGATGTGTATGAGGTAGATACCAGCACACTCCAGTCAGACCTTCACTTCGTGCTGGATTTTAGCACAG TTTCCCCTATGCTGGTAGATTCATCTCTCCGTTCCCAGTCTGAAGATGCATCAGATTTTGGTACAGATGTGATAAATGTGACTGAATATGCTGAAGAAATTCATCAGTACCTTAGAGAAGCTGAA ATAAGACACAGGCCCAAAGCATACTACATGAGGAAGCAACCAGACATCACAGAAGGCATGCGAACAATTCTGGTGGACTGGCTGGTTGAGGTCGGCGAAGAGTATAAGCTTCGAGCAGAGACTCTCTACCTGGCCGTCAACTTCCTGGACAGGTTTCTTTCGTGCATGTCTGTTCTGAGAGGGAAATTGCAGCTTGTGGGAACGGCAGCTATTCTTCTGGCTTC gaaatatgaagaaatatatcCACCTGAAGTAGACGAGTTTGTCTATATAACTGATGACACTTACACAAAACGACAACTGTTAAGGATGGAACACCTGCTCCTGAAAGTCCTAGCTTTTGATCTGACCGTGCCAACCACTAACCAGTTTCTCCTCCAGTACTTAAGGAGACAAGGAGTGTGCGTCAGGACTGAAAATTTGGCCAAG TATGTAGCAGAACTGAGTCTACTTGAAGCTGACCCATTCTTGAAATATCTTCCTTCATTGATAGCTGCAGCAGCATATTGCCTGGCAAACTATACTGTGAACAGGCACTTCTGG CCAGAAACCCTGGCTGCATTTACAGGCTATTCATTAAATGAAATTGTGCCTTGCCTGAGTGAGCTACATAAAGCATGCCTCGATATACCCCATCGACCTCAGCAAGCAATTAGGGAGAAGTATAAGGCTTCAAA GTACATGCATGTGTCTCTCATGGAACCACCCGCAGTTCTCCCTCTGCAATAA